From the Lysobacter sp. FW306-1B-D06B genome, one window contains:
- a CDS encoding DNA-3-methyladenine glycosylase I, which produces MSGYCDYAPGHPLHGPYHDTEYGFPQRDEAVLFERLILEINQAGLSWETMLRKRDGFRKAYHGFDVDKVARYGDKDRERLLNDAGIIRNRLKVDAAIHNAQVIRELRKSHGSFAQWLDAHLLDESGKRRDKAGWIKLFKKTFRFTGGEITNEFLMSLGYLPGAHRDDCPAQKTILKLKPPLDPAWRRKL; this is translated from the coding sequence ATGTCCGGCTACTGCGACTACGCCCCCGGCCACCCGCTCCACGGCCCGTACCACGACACCGAGTACGGATTCCCGCAACGCGATGAGGCGGTGCTGTTCGAGCGCCTGATCCTGGAAATCAACCAGGCCGGCCTGAGCTGGGAAACGATGCTGCGCAAGCGCGACGGATTCCGGAAGGCGTACCACGGCTTCGACGTCGACAAGGTGGCCCGATACGGCGACAAGGATCGCGAGCGTCTGCTCAACGACGCCGGCATCATCCGCAACCGTCTGAAAGTCGATGCGGCGATCCACAACGCACAAGTGATCCGCGAGTTGCGCAAGTCGCACGGAAGCTTCGCGCAGTGGCTCGATGCGCACCTGCTCGACGAATCCGGCAAGCGCCGCGACAAGGCCGGCTGGATCAAGCTGTTCAAGAAGACCTTCCGCTTCACCGGCGGCGAGATCACCAACGAATTCCTGATGAGCCTGGGCTACCTGCCCGGCGCGCACCGCGACGATTGCCCGGCGCAGAAGACGATCCTCAAGCTCAAGCCGCCGCTGGATCCGGCCTGGCGCCGCAAACTCTGA
- a CDS encoding DUF1254 domain-containing protein, whose translation MRISLPALLIGSTLLAACQREQPPTAPTPAADTAAPAPAPAAAPASEPAATPAPGSVPVTVDNYGRAATDLAFAGVVKDGFGKFNHFRELSPLDKQIVIRQNRDTLYSPAVFDLDAGPVTITLPDPGKRFMSMQVFDEDQYTHMVAYKPGTYTLRKSDIGTRYALAALRILVDPNNPEDLKAVHALQDSVKISQPGGPGTFDVPKWDTVSLGKLTDALTVLGDTLPDKNNMFGSKKDVDPVRRLIGLATAWGGNPAKDATYLNFVPAKNDGSTVYHLDVKDVPVDGFWSVTVYNAKGFFDPNPQNAYSLNNLTAKKADDGSVRIQFGGCDGQVPNCLPITPGWNYLVRLYRPRAEVLNGQWKFPEAVPAS comes from the coding sequence ATGCGCATTTCGCTTCCGGCGTTGCTGATCGGTTCGACCCTGCTCGCCGCATGCCAGCGCGAGCAGCCGCCCACCGCACCGACGCCCGCCGCCGATACCGCCGCACCGGCACCCGCGCCGGCCGCAGCGCCGGCCAGCGAACCGGCGGCGACGCCCGCGCCCGGTTCGGTCCCCGTCACGGTCGACAACTACGGCCGCGCCGCCACCGACCTCGCCTTCGCAGGCGTGGTGAAGGACGGCTTCGGCAAGTTCAACCATTTCCGCGAACTCTCGCCGCTGGACAAGCAGATCGTCATCCGCCAGAACCGCGACACGCTCTACTCGCCGGCGGTGTTCGACCTGGACGCGGGGCCCGTAACAATCACGCTGCCGGACCCGGGCAAGCGTTTCATGTCCATGCAGGTGTTCGATGAAGACCAGTACACGCACATGGTTGCCTACAAGCCGGGCACCTACACGTTGCGCAAGTCCGATATCGGCACGCGCTACGCGCTCGCGGCGTTGCGCATCCTGGTCGATCCGAACAACCCGGAAGACCTGAAGGCCGTGCACGCGTTGCAGGATTCGGTGAAGATCAGCCAGCCGGGCGGTCCCGGCACGTTCGACGTTCCCAAGTGGGACACCGTGAGCCTTGGAAAACTCACCGACGCGCTGACCGTGCTCGGCGACACGCTGCCCGACAAGAACAACATGTTCGGCAGCAAGAAGGATGTGGATCCGGTGCGCCGCCTGATCGGCCTGGCCACAGCATGGGGCGGCAATCCCGCCAAGGACGCCACCTACCTCAACTTCGTGCCGGCGAAGAACGACGGCTCCACCGTCTACCACCTCGACGTGAAGGACGTGCCAGTGGATGGGTTCTGGTCGGTGACGGTCTACAACGCCAAGGGATTCTTCGACCCGAATCCGCAGAACGCGTACTCGCTCAACAACCTCACGGCGAAGAAGGCCGACGACGGTTCCGTGCGCATCCAGTTCGGCGGTTGCGACGGACAGGTCCCCAACTGCCTGCCGATCACACCGGGCTGGAATTACCTGGTTCGCCTGTATCGCCCGCGGGCCGAGGTGCTCAACGGCCAGTGGAAATTCCCGGAAGCGGTGCCCGCGTCCTGA
- a CDS encoding DUF1254 domain-containing protein, with amino-acid sequence MNRLTMPLLASAALCLALVACNRQTPTEPAAGAPASAPAAAGEPTADEARAIAKDAYIWGYPLVENYKTLYQQALDQGGPNFHAPLNQIGHSANVATPKDTAIITPNSDTPYSFLWMDLRAEPLVLSIPAMGDKRYFSVQLIDLYTFNFDYINQALTKGKAGNFLIAGPDWKGETPKGVDKVIRSETPFAYALFRTQLFDPKDLDNVKRLQSQYKVQPLSAFAGTPAPAAPPAVQFPPYDARKANDVGFFSYLSFLLPYAPLDDSEAALRDRLAKIGVVPGKPFDENALSHAMRQALLDGIGDANKEFENFAATQMSTDKVRSADMFGTRAHLKGNALYRFAGAKQGIYGNSASEADYQGYLVDAKGQPLDASRHDYALRFPKDGLPPTNAFWSITMYDGPTKLLVDNPLNRYLINSPMLGSLKRDADGGITLYLQHASPGKDKEANWLPAPDGPFYAILRNYSPKPEVIDRTWTRPPLETTR; translated from the coding sequence ATGAACCGCCTGACGATGCCGCTCCTCGCGAGCGCCGCGTTGTGCCTCGCCCTCGTTGCCTGCAACCGCCAGACCCCGACGGAGCCCGCTGCCGGCGCGCCGGCCAGCGCACCGGCGGCAGCCGGTGAACCCACCGCCGATGAAGCGCGCGCCATCGCCAAGGACGCGTACATCTGGGGCTACCCGCTGGTGGAGAACTACAAGACGCTCTACCAGCAGGCCCTCGACCAGGGCGGGCCCAACTTCCATGCACCGCTGAACCAGATCGGCCATTCGGCCAACGTCGCCACGCCCAAGGACACGGCGATCATCACGCCGAATTCGGACACGCCGTACTCGTTCCTGTGGATGGACCTGCGCGCCGAGCCGCTGGTGCTGTCGATTCCCGCGATGGGCGACAAGCGCTATTTCTCCGTGCAACTGATCGACCTGTACACGTTCAACTTCGACTACATCAACCAGGCGCTGACGAAGGGCAAGGCGGGCAACTTCCTCATCGCAGGCCCCGACTGGAAAGGCGAAACGCCCAAGGGTGTCGACAAGGTGATCCGCTCCGAGACGCCGTTCGCCTACGCGCTGTTCCGCACGCAGCTGTTCGATCCCAAGGACCTGGACAACGTCAAACGCCTGCAATCGCAGTACAAGGTGCAGCCGCTGAGCGCCTTCGCCGGCACGCCCGCGCCGGCCGCGCCGCCGGCGGTGCAGTTCCCGCCGTACGACGCGCGCAAGGCCAACGACGTGGGCTTCTTCTCTTACCTCTCCTTCCTGCTGCCGTATGCGCCGCTGGACGACAGCGAGGCCGCGTTGCGCGATCGGCTGGCGAAGATCGGCGTGGTGCCGGGCAAGCCGTTCGACGAAAACGCGCTGTCTCACGCGATGCGCCAGGCCCTGCTGGATGGCATCGGTGATGCGAACAAGGAGTTCGAGAACTTCGCCGCCACGCAGATGAGCACCGACAAGGTGCGCAGCGCCGACATGTTCGGTACGCGCGCGCACCTCAAGGGCAACGCGTTGTACCGCTTCGCCGGTGCCAAGCAGGGCATCTATGGCAATTCGGCGTCCGAGGCCGATTACCAGGGCTATCTGGTGGACGCGAAGGGCCAGCCCCTGGACGCTTCCAGGCACGACTACGCGCTGCGCTTCCCCAAGGACGGGCTGCCGCCGACGAACGCGTTCTGGTCGATCACGATGTACGACGGCCCGACCAAGCTGCTGGTGGACAATCCGTTGAACCGGTATCTCATCAACTCACCGATGCTGGGTTCGCTCAAGCGCGACGCCGACGGCGGAATCACGCTGTACCTGCAGCATGCATCGCCCGGCAAGGACAAGGAAGCGAACTGGCTGCCCGCACCGGACGGCCCGTTCTACGCGATCCTGCGCAACTACAGCCCCAAGCCCGAGGTGATCGACCGCACCTGGACACGGCCGCCGCTAGAAACCACGCGCTGA
- a CDS encoding PilT/PilU family type 4a pilus ATPase produces MNTSTNGTASAATGGSIDFTSFLKLMAHQKASDLFITAGMPPSMKVHGKIAPITQNPLTPQQSRDMVLNVMNPQQREEFEKTHECNFAIGVAGVGRFRVSCFYQRNQVGMVLRRIETKIPTVEELNLPPVIKTLAMTKRGIIIFVGATGTGKSTSLAAMIGYRNLNSTGHIITIEDPIEFVHKHEGCIITQREVGIDTDSWEAALKNTLRQAPDVIMIGEVRTREGMDHAIAFAETGHLVLCTLHANNANQAMDRIINFFPEDRRQQLLMDLSLNLKGVVAQQLIPTPDGKGRRVAMEILLGTPLVQDYIRDGEIHKLKELMKESVQLGMKTFDQALFELYQAGEISYEDALRYADSQNEVRLRIKLAQGGDAKTLAAGLDGVEVAEVR; encoded by the coding sequence ATGAACACCAGCACCAACGGCACCGCGTCCGCCGCCACCGGCGGCAGCATCGACTTCACCTCGTTCCTGAAGCTGATGGCGCATCAGAAGGCTTCGGACCTGTTCATCACCGCCGGCATGCCGCCGTCGATGAAGGTCCACGGCAAGATCGCGCCGATCACGCAGAACCCGCTGACGCCGCAGCAGTCGCGCGACATGGTGCTCAACGTGATGAACCCGCAGCAGCGCGAGGAGTTCGAGAAGACGCACGAGTGCAACTTCGCCATCGGCGTGGCCGGTGTCGGCCGCTTCCGCGTGAGCTGCTTCTACCAGCGCAACCAGGTCGGCATGGTCCTGCGTCGCATCGAGACCAAGATCCCGACGGTCGAAGAACTCAACCTGCCGCCGGTGATCAAGACGCTGGCGATGACCAAGCGCGGCATCATCATCTTCGTCGGCGCGACGGGCACGGGTAAGTCGACCTCGCTCGCGGCGATGATCGGCTACCGCAACCTCAATTCGACCGGCCACATCATCACCATCGAAGACCCGATCGAGTTCGTGCACAAGCACGAGGGCTGCATCATCACGCAGCGCGAGGTCGGCATCGACACCGATAGCTGGGAAGCGGCGCTGAAGAACACGCTGCGCCAGGCGCCGGACGTGATCATGATCGGCGAGGTGCGCACGCGCGAGGGCATGGACCACGCCATCGCCTTCGCCGAAACCGGTCACCTGGTGCTGTGCACGCTGCACGCCAACAACGCCAACCAGGCGATGGACCGCATCATCAACTTCTTCCCGGAAGACCGCCGCCAGCAGCTGCTGATGGACTTGTCCTTGAACCTCAAGGGCGTGGTCGCGCAGCAGCTGATCCCGACGCCGGACGGCAAGGGCCGTCGCGTGGCGATGGAAATCCTGCTGGGCACGCCGCTGGTGCAGGACTACATCCGCGACGGCGAGATCCACAAGCTCAAGGAGCTGATGAAGGAATCCGTGCAGCTGGGCATGAAGACCTTCGACCAGGCCCTGTTCGAGCTGTACCAGGCCGGCGAGATCTCTTACGAGGACGCACTGCGCTACGCCGACTCGCAGAACGAAGTGCGCCTGCGCATCAAGCTCGCCCAGGGCGGCGACGCGAAGACGCTGGCCGCGGGTCTGGACGGCGTGGAAGTGGCGGAAGTGCGCTGA
- a CDS encoding type IV pilus twitching motility protein PilT, which produces MDIAELLAFSVKNKASDLHLSAGLPPMIRVDGDVRRINIPALDHKQVHALVYDIMSDKQRRDYEEFLEVDFSFEIPGLARFRVNAFNQNRGAGAVFRTIPSEVLSLDDLGCPPIFRELIDQPQGLILVTGPTGSGKSTTLAAMLDHINKNEYGHILSVEDPIEFVHTSQKCLINQREVHRDTHGFNEALRSALREDPDYILVGELRDLETIRLALTAAETGHLVFGTLHTSSAAKTVDRIIDVFPAGEKPMVRSMLSESLRAVISQALLKKVGGGRTAAWEIMVGIPAIRNLIREDKVAQMYSAIQTGQNYGMMTLDQHLQDLVKRGLILRPQAKEYAKDKRLFE; this is translated from the coding sequence ATGGATATCGCCGAACTTCTGGCGTTCTCAGTCAAGAACAAAGCTTCCGACCTGCACCTGTCCGCCGGCCTGCCGCCCATGATCCGCGTGGACGGCGACGTGCGACGCATCAACATCCCGGCACTGGACCACAAGCAGGTCCACGCGCTGGTGTACGACATCATGTCGGACAAGCAGCGCCGCGACTACGAGGAATTCCTCGAAGTCGACTTCTCGTTCGAGATTCCCGGCCTGGCCCGCTTCCGCGTCAACGCGTTCAACCAGAACCGCGGTGCCGGTGCGGTGTTCCGTACGATTCCCTCGGAAGTGCTGTCGCTGGACGACCTGGGCTGCCCGCCGATCTTCCGCGAGCTGATCGACCAGCCGCAGGGCCTGATCCTGGTGACCGGCCCGACGGGTTCGGGCAAGTCGACCACGCTGGCGGCAATGCTCGATCACATCAACAAGAACGAATACGGCCACATCCTCTCCGTCGAGGACCCGATCGAATTCGTCCACACCTCGCAGAAGTGCCTGATCAACCAGCGCGAGGTGCACCGCGACACGCACGGCTTCAACGAAGCGCTGCGCTCGGCACTGCGCGAAGACCCCGACTACATCCTCGTGGGCGAATTGCGCGACCTGGAAACCATCCGCCTGGCGCTGACCGCCGCGGAAACGGGCCACCTGGTGTTCGGCACGCTGCACACCTCCTCGGCCGCCAAGACGGTGGACCGCATCATCGACGTGTTCCCCGCCGGTGAGAAGCCGATGGTGCGCTCGATGCTGTCCGAATCGCTGCGCGCGGTCATCTCGCAGGCGCTGTTGAAGAAGGTCGGCGGCGGTCGTACCGCGGCGTGGGAAATCATGGTCGGCATCCCGGCCATCCGTAACCTGATCCGCGAGGACAAGGTCGCGCAGATGTACTCGGCGATCCAGACCGGCCAGAACTACGGAATGATGACCCTCGACCAGCACCTGCAGGACCTCGTCAAGCGCGGCCTGATCCTGCGTCCGCAGGCGAAGGAATACGCGAAGGACAAGCGGTTGTTCGAGTGA
- a CDS encoding YggS family pyridoxal phosphate-dependent enzyme has translation MKNAADASGRPEPRLLAVSKTQDATAVAELADAGQRAFGENYVQEAAAKQAALADRGLEWHLIGHLQSNKAREAAAQFDWVQTVDRPKLVEALARHRATDRAPLNVLIQVNIDDEASKHGCQPDDVPALAQAIAAQSRLRLRGLMVIPTPHPDPEQRRGAFRRTRALFEALRAGHPGVDTLSMGMSDDFAVAIAEGATMVRIGTALFGARPRKDPPDPA, from the coding sequence CTGAAGAACGCTGCCGATGCCAGCGGCAGGCCAGAGCCGCGCCTGCTCGCAGTCAGCAAGACCCAGGATGCGACCGCCGTCGCGGAACTGGCCGATGCCGGCCAACGGGCCTTCGGCGAGAACTACGTCCAGGAAGCCGCCGCCAAACAGGCGGCCCTGGCCGACCGCGGCCTGGAATGGCACCTGATCGGCCACCTGCAGTCGAACAAGGCCCGCGAGGCGGCGGCCCAGTTCGACTGGGTCCAGACCGTGGACCGGCCCAAGCTGGTGGAGGCGCTCGCCCGCCATCGCGCCACCGACCGCGCACCGCTGAACGTGCTCATCCAGGTCAACATCGACGACGAGGCCAGCAAGCACGGCTGCCAGCCGGACGATGTCCCGGCGCTGGCGCAGGCCATCGCCGCGCAATCGCGGCTGCGCCTGCGCGGGCTGATGGTCATCCCCACTCCGCACCCCGACCCCGAACAGCGCCGCGGCGCCTTTCGCCGCACCCGTGCGCTGTTCGAGGCGCTGCGCGCGGGGCATCCGGGCGTGGACACGCTGTCGATGGGCATGAGCGACGACTTCGCCGTGGCCATCGCCGAGGGCGCGACGATGGTGCGCATCGGCACGGCGCTGTTCGGGGCGCGTCCGCGCAAGGACCCGCCCGACCCGGCGTGA
- the proC gene encoding pyrroline-5-carboxylate reductase, with protein sequence MPRMSHSSPSPSSDRIAFIGGGNMARSLIGGLVARGRPADAIRVAEPVPALRDALQRDFGVACADHATSAAEGAGVWVLAVKPQVMREVCTALAGLAQSQRPLVISIAAGITAGQLDRWLGGGLPIVRAMPNTPALLGAGITGLFANARTDAAQRAGASALLEAVGPTVWIEDEHLMDAVTAVSGSGPAYVFLLAEAMQAAGIAQGLPPEAARALVQQTLLGAATMLTRQDEPADVLRTRVTSPGGTTQAAIETFEAGGFRDLVARAIAAATERGRQLSAAND encoded by the coding sequence CTGCCGCGCATGAGCCACTCCAGCCCCTCGCCTTCTTCCGACCGCATCGCCTTCATCGGCGGCGGCAACATGGCCCGCAGCCTCATCGGCGGACTGGTCGCGCGCGGCCGTCCTGCCGACGCGATCCGCGTCGCCGAACCCGTGCCGGCCCTGCGCGACGCCCTCCAGCGCGACTTCGGCGTGGCGTGCGCAGACCATGCGACCAGTGCCGCCGAAGGCGCCGGCGTGTGGGTGCTGGCGGTCAAGCCGCAGGTCATGCGCGAGGTCTGCACGGCGCTTGCCGGGTTGGCGCAATCGCAGCGACCGCTGGTGATTTCCATCGCCGCCGGCATCACGGCCGGCCAGCTCGACCGTTGGCTGGGCGGCGGACTGCCGATCGTGCGCGCGATGCCGAACACGCCCGCGCTGCTCGGCGCCGGCATCACCGGGCTGTTCGCCAATGCCAGGACGGATGCGGCGCAACGTGCGGGCGCGAGCGCGCTGCTGGAGGCGGTCGGCCCGACGGTGTGGATCGAAGACGAACACCTGATGGATGCCGTCACCGCGGTGTCCGGCAGCGGCCCGGCCTATGTGTTCCTGCTGGCCGAAGCGATGCAGGCCGCCGGCATCGCGCAGGGACTTCCGCCCGAAGCCGCACGCGCATTGGTGCAACAGACGCTGCTCGGTGCGGCGACCATGCTCACCCGCCAGGACGAGCCCGCCGACGTGCTTCGCACGCGCGTCACTTCGCCGGGCGGGACCACGCAGGCGGCGATCGAAACCTTCGAAGCGGGCGGTTTCCGCGATCTGGTTGCACGCGCGATTGCCGCCGCGACCGAGCGCGGCCGCCAGCTCTCCGCCGCCAACGATTGA
- a CDS encoding DUF4426 domain-containing protein: MRHALALSLMCAATLVACGGNAPPAPSSGSAAASQEAVSRIGDVTIRASAIPTATLSEQIATQYGIARADNTVMLLIGVRQGSDAQETALPARITATATDLRGRQHPIEMRELRSGDLLDYVGTIDISPPDTVRFDVTVVREGGATSQMQFTRDFYPR; this comes from the coding sequence ATGCGCCATGCCCTTGCCCTTTCCCTGATGTGCGCCGCGACGCTCGTCGCCTGCGGCGGCAACGCACCGCCGGCACCGTCGTCGGGCAGCGCGGCGGCCTCGCAGGAAGCCGTCAGCCGCATCGGCGACGTGACCATCCGCGCCAGCGCCATTCCCACCGCCACCTTGTCCGAACAGATCGCCACGCAGTACGGCATCGCCCGCGCGGACAACACGGTGATGCTGCTGATCGGCGTGCGCCAGGGCAGCGACGCGCAGGAAACCGCCCTGCCCGCACGCATCACCGCCACTGCCACCGACCTGCGCGGACGTCAGCACCCCATCGAGATGCGCGAGCTGCGCAGCGGCGACTTGCTGGATTACGTCGGCACGATCGACATCTCGCCGCCGGACACGGTGCGCTTCGACGTAACGGTGGTGCGCGAAGGCGGCGCAACGTCGCAGATGCAGTTCACGCGGGATTTTTATCCGCGGTAG
- a CDS encoding cobalamin-binding protein, which translates to MTHGPRRIVCLTEEPTETLYALGEQDRIVGISGFTVRPAVARKEKPKVSAFTSAKIGEILKLKPDFVIGFSDIQAEIAGELIRHGVEVWISNHRSVDGIIDYVRRLGALVGAADRANAYADELRRGLDAIQAQAAALPCRPKVYFEEWDEPLISGIQWVAELVRIAGGDDIFPERAAESLAKQRILEDPSEVVRRAPDIVLGSWCGKKFRPEKVAAREGWDAIPAVRDGELHEIKSPIILQPGPAALTDGVREIARVIAAWGVRRG; encoded by the coding sequence GTGACGCACGGGCCGCGCCGCATCGTCTGCCTCACCGAAGAGCCGACCGAAACGCTCTACGCGCTGGGCGAGCAGGACCGCATCGTCGGCATCAGCGGTTTCACCGTGCGGCCCGCCGTCGCGCGAAAGGAAAAGCCCAAGGTCAGCGCGTTCACCAGCGCGAAGATCGGCGAGATCCTCAAGTTGAAGCCCGATTTCGTGATCGGGTTTTCCGACATCCAGGCCGAGATCGCCGGCGAACTGATCCGTCATGGCGTGGAAGTGTGGATCAGCAACCATCGCAGCGTGGACGGCATCATCGACTACGTGCGGCGCCTGGGCGCGCTGGTCGGCGCGGCCGATCGCGCGAACGCGTACGCGGACGAGTTGCGGCGCGGGCTCGATGCGATCCAGGCGCAGGCCGCCGCGTTGCCGTGCCGGCCGAAGGTGTATTTCGAGGAATGGGACGAGCCGCTGATCAGCGGCATCCAGTGGGTCGCCGAGCTGGTGCGCATCGCCGGCGGCGACGACATCTTTCCCGAACGCGCGGCCGAGTCGCTGGCGAAGCAGCGCATCCTGGAAGATCCGTCCGAGGTGGTCCGGCGTGCGCCGGACATCGTGCTGGGTTCGTGGTGCGGGAAGAAATTCCGGCCCGAGAAGGTCGCCGCGCGCGAAGGTTGGGACGCGATTCCCGCGGTGCGCGATGGCGAGCTGCACGAGATCAAGTCGCCGATCATCCTGCAACCGGGCCCGGCGGCGCTGACGGATGGCGTGCGGGAGATTGCGCGGGTGATCGCGGCGTGGGGTGTGCGGCGGGGTTGA
- the pdxH gene encoding pyridoxamine 5'-phosphate oxidase, which translates to MDTPALLKEALATFDVLFDEAQHAGEPDRTAMTLATASLDARPSARVVLLKAHDARGFVFYTHLDGRKGRELQANPHAALLFHWPRVRNGVQVRIEGAVEIVSDAEADAYFASRPRGSQLGAWASKQSETLESREQFEHRLAHAESEFEGRDVPRPPRWTGLRVKPDVIEFWYGADFRLHERQAYERDIAGEWHRRMLFP; encoded by the coding sequence ATGGATACCCCCGCCCTGCTCAAAGAAGCCCTCGCCACGTTCGATGTGCTGTTCGACGAAGCACAGCACGCCGGCGAGCCCGACCGCACCGCGATGACGCTCGCCACCGCCAGCCTCGATGCGCGCCCGTCGGCGCGCGTCGTGCTGCTCAAGGCGCACGACGCACGCGGTTTCGTCTTCTACACGCACCTGGACGGCCGCAAGGGTCGCGAACTCCAGGCCAATCCGCACGCGGCGCTGCTGTTCCACTGGCCGCGCGTGCGCAACGGCGTGCAGGTGCGGATCGAAGGGGCGGTGGAAATCGTCAGTGACGCGGAAGCCGACGCGTACTTCGCCTCGCGTCCGCGCGGCAGCCAGCTCGGCGCCTGGGCGTCGAAGCAGTCGGAAACGCTGGAATCGCGCGAGCAGTTCGAGCATCGCCTGGCCCATGCCGAGAGCGAGTTCGAAGGACGCGACGTGCCGCGCCCGCCGCGCTGGACGGGATTGCGCGTGAAGCCGGACGTGATCGAGTTCTGGTACGGCGCCGACTTCCGCCTGCACGAGCGCCAGGCCTACGAGCGCGACATCGCCGGCGAGTGGCATCGCCGGATGCTGTTCCCGTGA
- a CDS encoding kinase, translated as MPPRLHPAAGFDAPLVERVLADALAPGVKVYGICGLQGSGKSTLAAQVAALARSRGQRVAVLSVDDVYLGRGERQRLARRVHPLLATRGPPGTHDVALACTTLDALRAGRPVPLPRFDKLADTRLPPSRWRRVDTVDLVLFEGWFLATPPQSPDDLREPINAIERDEDRDGVWRHYCNEALGRDYPSLWSRIDRLLFLQPPGFETVPQWRWQQEQALQSRRVGPHAMDRPRVERFVQLFERVSRQALRTLPGIADWTLRLDAQRRPLD; from the coding sequence ATGCCGCCCCGTCTGCACCCCGCCGCCGGATTCGACGCGCCGCTGGTGGAACGCGTGCTCGCCGACGCGCTTGCGCCCGGGGTGAAGGTGTACGGCATCTGCGGCCTGCAGGGCTCGGGGAAATCGACGTTGGCCGCGCAGGTCGCCGCATTGGCGCGTTCGCGCGGGCAACGCGTGGCGGTGCTGTCGGTGGACGACGTCTACCTCGGGCGTGGCGAACGCCAGCGTCTGGCACGCCGCGTGCACCCGCTGCTGGCCACGCGCGGGCCGCCGGGCACGCACGATGTCGCGTTGGCTTGCACGACACTCGATGCCCTGCGCGCAGGCAGGCCGGTGCCATTGCCGCGCTTCGACAAACTGGCCGATACGCGCCTGCCTCCGTCGCGCTGGCGTCGCGTGGACACGGTCGACCTGGTGCTGTTCGAAGGCTGGTTCCTGGCCACGCCGCCGCAATCGCCCGACGACCTTCGCGAACCGATCAACGCGATCGAACGCGACGAGGATCGCGACGGCGTGTGGCGTCATTACTGCAACGAAGCACTTGGGCGCGATTACCCATCGCTGTGGTCGCGCATCGACCGTTTGCTGTTCCTGCAGCCGCCGGGGTTCGAGACCGTGCCGCAGTGGCGCTGGCAACAGGAGCAGGCGTTGCAGTCGCGCCGCGTAGGCCCGCACGCGATGGACCGGCCGCGTGTGGAGCGCTTCGTGCAGCTGTTCGAACGCGTGAGCCGGCAGGCGCTGCGCACGCTGCCGGGCATCGCCGACTGGACCCTGCGCCTGGACGCGCAGCGACGTCCGCTGGATTGA